A genomic segment from Desulfonatronum lacustre DSM 10312 encodes:
- the recO gene encoding DNA repair protein RecO, with protein sequence MYREWTGEGLIFKVGRFREIDCWVRFFSPNLGMVTAMAFGGAKSRRRFCGCLDALNSVLFKVRFFPAKDRHVLEEATLLRGFSRLRHDASRVGLAANCLQFVQALRISSEEASTIHGLLLETLDVLNQAEDVPPVFAQLFRAKICFTQGYAPELSTCSVCGRAMAEPQCGERPVEPQNVKRLDRPRMTLAMETGGIYCAHCPPAGGHQLRIGPETRSILNSLSSSGPRQWAALSMSPSARGELFQMVDGYVRRHLGLRWRNGRFVTE encoded by the coding sequence GTGTACCGGGAGTGGACCGGCGAAGGCCTGATTTTCAAAGTCGGCCGGTTTCGTGAGATCGACTGCTGGGTTCGTTTTTTTTCTCCGAATCTGGGAATGGTCACGGCCATGGCCTTCGGTGGAGCCAAGAGTCGACGCCGCTTTTGCGGCTGTCTGGACGCCTTGAACAGCGTGCTGTTCAAGGTGCGCTTTTTTCCTGCCAAGGATCGCCATGTGCTGGAGGAAGCGACCCTGCTGCGCGGATTTTCCCGGTTGCGTCACGATGCGAGCCGGGTCGGGCTGGCGGCGAATTGCCTGCAATTCGTCCAGGCCTTGCGGATCAGTTCCGAGGAAGCCTCGACGATTCATGGGCTGCTGTTGGAAACCTTGGACGTCCTGAATCAGGCCGAGGACGTTCCTCCGGTGTTCGCGCAGCTTTTTCGGGCCAAGATATGCTTCACCCAGGGGTATGCTCCGGAGCTGAGCACGTGCTCGGTTTGCGGACGTGCGATGGCTGAGCCGCAATGCGGAGAGCGGCCTGTCGAGCCACAAAACGTAAAGAGGCTTGATCGCCCCCGGATGACCTTGGCCATGGAGACAGGCGGGATATATTGCGCCCACTGTCCCCCGGCGGGCGGGCACCAACTCCGGATCGGACCGGAAACCCGTTCCATCCTGAACAGCCTGTCTTCCAGCGGGCCCCGACAATGGGCGGCCCTGTCCATGTCCCCGAGTGCGCGAGGCGAGCTGTTCCAGATGGTGGACGGGTACGTGCGACGTCATCTCGGCCTGCGCTGGCGCAACGGTCGGTTCGTCACGGAGTGA
- the glyQ gene encoding glycine--tRNA ligase subunit alpha yields MYFQDIIFALQTYWGQRGCVVQQPYDIEVGAGTFNPATFLRVIGPEPWNVAYVEPSRRPTDGRYGENPNRLQHYYQFQVIMKPSPNRIQEMYLESLAVLGIRADEHDIRFVEDDWESPTLGAWGLGWEVWLNGMEVTQFTYFQQVGGIDLKPISVEITYGLERLAMYLQEKESVYDLQWNQTVTYGQVHHQGEVEHSRYNFEAADADMLARLFEMYEAESTRLGEAGLPWPAYDYCLKCSHTFNLLDARGAISITERTGYIARVRKLASRVARLYAAQREELGLPMLTPAGQPGSRPEVQPDTSGGAS; encoded by the coding sequence ATGTATTTTCAAGACATTATTTTCGCCTTGCAAACCTATTGGGGGCAACGGGGGTGCGTGGTGCAGCAGCCCTACGACATTGAAGTGGGGGCGGGGACGTTTAACCCGGCCACCTTCTTGCGGGTCATCGGGCCGGAACCCTGGAACGTGGCCTACGTGGAGCCTTCCCGCAGGCCCACGGACGGCCGGTACGGCGAGAATCCAAACCGTTTGCAGCACTATTACCAGTTCCAGGTAATCATGAAGCCGTCGCCCAACCGCATTCAGGAAATGTACCTGGAAAGTTTGGCCGTCCTGGGCATCCGGGCCGATGAGCACGATATCCGGTTCGTGGAGGACGACTGGGAGTCTCCCACGCTGGGGGCCTGGGGGCTGGGCTGGGAAGTCTGGCTCAATGGGATGGAGGTGACCCAGTTCACCTATTTTCAGCAGGTCGGGGGCATCGACCTGAAGCCGATCAGCGTGGAAATCACCTACGGCCTGGAGCGGTTGGCCATGTATCTCCAGGAAAAGGAATCGGTCTACGACCTGCAATGGAACCAGACCGTCACCTACGGCCAGGTGCATCATCAAGGCGAGGTGGAGCACTCCCGATACAATTTCGAGGCCGCGGACGCGGATATGTTGGCCCGCCTTTTCGAGATGTACGAGGCGGAAAGCACCCGTTTGGGCGAGGCCGGCCTGCCCTGGCCGGCTTATGACTATTGCTTGAAGTGTTCACACACTTTCAACTTACTGGATGCGCGAGGAGCCATATCCATCACGGAACGGACAGGGTATATCGCCCGGGTGCGCAAGCTGGCCTCCCGGGTGGCCAGGCTGTACGCGGCCCAGCGTGAAGAACTGGGCCTGCCCATGCTCACTCCCGCGGGCCAGCCCGGTTCACGGCCAGAGGTTCAGCCCGATACATCCGGAGGTGCGTCATGA